TTCAAACTCATTTGAAAGTCCCTCCACAAAACCAATTACCTTGACAACGAATTCGATAAGATCTTCAGCATCTTCGCGAGAGTATTGCTTAGGTTCGTACCTTGCATCGATATACGCATCTTCAAGCTCTCTAAGCAGTGTCCGATTAGACTTTATAAACTCTGCAACTTTTTCTTCTGCCTCAAACACCTTTCCAATGTTTACCAGGAGTTCCCTTATTGAATGAGTCTTCAATCGCAAGTCAGCATACTTAATTAGTATGGCTTTTAAGTAAAGCTGGAGGGCCTGTTCTGCAAGAAAAATTGCCACGTCAAACTTTCCTTCTTTGAAGGCAACGTTCGCTAAACTTCTATAGTCTTTTGACCTGCGGAGGAGAACTTCAACTTCATCATAGTGCATTCTCTCACCATATCATCCTGTTTTTTGAATGTATTAACATTTTTGATTTAACTAGAGAGCCTTTCCAAGGATAACATTCTCACCTATGACTCTTCCAAGCTGAAGGTTACCACATGTCATGATTTTCTGAAAGTAGTTTCCAGCTCTCTTAAGTACACTTGGAACATCTTCACGCTTCCCCCAAATATAGATTGCTCCCTTTCCATTTGGTAGCTTTCTAAGGATGTAGTATGATTCACCCACGATTCCAGTTTCGATTATTCTCTTGGTATCGATACCGAATATCACGTCAACGAAGTTTGAGAACCAGTGATAGTAAGAGCTCTGAAACCTTCCAGCTATCATCTCTAGTCCTTTTATATCCTCCCAGGAAAACTCTGTCTTCTCGGCTTTTGCGTCACCTCCCTTAACTTCAATCTCAATAATTTTCTCCTTAAACAAAACTTCATACCCTAATTTCATGTAAAATCCTTTTGCCCTCTCCTCTGGAGTTACCGTTATTAATTCACATCCCTTTTCCCTGGCGATTTCCTCAGCTTTCATCATTAGGGTTTTTCCTATTCCTATTCCCCGATGTTTTCTGTGAACCATCAAAATGTTCACATGACATATCTTCCTAACTTTTCCCAGAAACATCTCTTCGCTGATTAGCATTTCAAGCTCGCCGAGGATTCTTCCATTTTCCTCGGCAACTAATACTGGATGACTATGGAGTAGTAGATTGTTTACATGAATCGCACAGGTTTCAACGCTCATCCATGGACCTCCGTAGCTGTACCTCTCCTCAATCTTCAACTCTTCATATCCTGGAATCTCCACATCCGAAAGGTGAACTTTTGTTATTCCTTGAACATCATCTAAAGTTGCTTCTCTGATTTTCATAGATTATTTGTCCTCAGTTTCAACTTTTAAATTTTTGATACAAAATCACGCAATATCACGACGCTCCTTTTTTGACATCCTCCGTGAGGGCGAGGGTTCCAGCGAGGAAGTTTATGGGCTTCATTATGTTCAGCCTGAGGGTTATCTTAAGCAATTACCCCCCACCTGCCGTTAAACTCGGCAGGCTCGGGCTGTTTTGTGACCCTCTAAGATACTGAACCTCGTCAAAGGCCAGAACGACGTTGTATCCCTCCAGCTCTCGGAAAAGGGAAATAAGATCTGTTTTCTCCTCTTCCCATGAGAAGCTCACGCCAAAGCCGAGCACTTTTAGGTCTGAGATGTTTTTGAGGTCTTCTTTGATATCCTCCCAGATTCCACGGTTCTCACGGAAAAACGTATTGATGGCACTCTCTATCCTCTTGTAGACATCCATGCGGGAGTTTGGGTTAACTCCTCGGAAGTCCACGAGGACATAGGGAAGGTTAAGCTCGTTTAGGCCAACGAGGAGAAGAGAAGTCTTTCCTAGCCGTCTTATGCCTGTAATAACCGTTAGAGGATTTCCCAACCTAAGGGACTTCTCGAAGTCTCCAGCTCCTCTTCCCTATCGTACAGGTCCTCTCTTTCTCTTTGGGCGGGTATCAAAATACACAACTACTACCCCAGTAGTTAACTACTGGGGTAGAAGTTATAAAGGTTTTTGAAGCTTCTCTGATCACCCAAAAATTTGAGAAAAAGGGATCATTCCCGAAAAACGGCCCCAGTGTATGCAGATGTTACCAAGCTGGAGTATCTCTTAAGGTATCCCCTTACGTCTTTGACTTTTGGTTTCCATTTTGCCCTTCTTCTCTTTAATTCTTCCTCATCAACGAGTAAATCTATTCTTTTCGCCTCAATATCTATCCTTATTATGTCACCATCTTCAACTAGAGCTATGGGTCCTCCTTCTGCAGCCTCTGGTGAGACGTGACCAATTGAAAGCCCCCTAGTTGCTCCTGAAAACCTTCCATCTGTTACAAGGGCGACATCTCTATCTAGCCCCATCCCTACTATTGCCGATGTTGGTGCTAGCATCTCTCTCATTCCAGGACCTCCTTTAGGACCCTCGTATCTTATAACGACGACATCTCCTTTCTCAATTTTTCCGTTGAGTATTGCATCTACGGCATCTTCCTCGCTGTCAAATACCTTTGCAGTCCCTTCGAATATCTTTATTTCTGGAATTGCTGATACCTTTAATACAGCTCCAGCCGGTGCTAGGCTACCATAAAGGATCATTATTCCTCCCCGTTTAAGATAGGGATTGGTGACTGGCCTTATGACGTCCTCTCTGATAATTTTAGCTTCTTTAAGTAGTTCTCCCACCGTTTTTAGGCTAACTGTTATTCTTTCTTCATGTATTAAGTTGAGTTCACTTAGCCTCTTCATAACTCCCAGCACTCCACCGGCCTCGTATAGGTCAATCACAAAATGTTTTCCTGCTGGGCTTATTTTGACCAAGGTAGGAGTCTTTTCGCTGATCTCATCAAAGGTGTCTAAAGTGAGTTTCACTCCAGCCTCCTTTGCAATGGCCATTAGATGTAGTATTGTGTTAGTTGAACCCCCAAGTGCCATGTCCACAGCTATGGCATCTTCAAATGCCTCTAAGGTTAGGATATCGCTAGGCTTAATGTTCTCCTCAACAAGCTTCATAATCTGCATTCCTGTTTGCTTTGCTATTCTAATTCTGTGAGCATAAACGGCTGGGGCTGTTCCATTCCATGGTAATGACACTCCCAATGCCTCACTCAGGGCATTCATTGTGTTTGCTGTGAACATACCTGCACAGCTTCCGCATCCTGGACATGCAAAATCTTCGAGCATTTTAAGCTCTTCGTGACTCATCTTTCCAGCTTTTACAGCACCGACTGCTTCAAACACGGTTTTAACGTCAACGTACTCTCCTTTGAACCTTCCTGGAAGCATGGGACCTCCCGAAATGAATATTGCAGGTATGTCTAGCCTGGCCATGGCCATTAGCATCCCTGGGATTATCTTATCGCACGATGCTATCATGACCATGCCATCAAAGTTATACGCCTCTGCTACAGTTTCAATTGAGTCCGCTATTAGTTCTCTTGATGGGAGAGAGTATCTCATTCCTTTATGGCCCATTGCTATTCCGTCGCATATTCCTATTGTGGAAAATTCTAGGGGAGTCCCTCCAGCCATTCTTATGCCAGCTTTAACAGCTTCAGCTATCCTTCTTAAGTGTATATGCCCTGGAATTAGCTCATTGAAAGAATTTGCAATTCCAATTAATGGTCTGTCTATCTCCTCATCAGTGAGCCCCATGGCCTTAAAGAGTGAACGGTGAGGGGCCCTTTCTATCC
The window above is part of the Pyrococcus sp. NA2 genome. Proteins encoded here:
- the ilvD gene encoding dihydroxy-acid dehydratase: MRSDIVKRGIERAPHRSLFKAMGLTDEEIDRPLIGIANSFNELIPGHIHLRRIAEAVKAGIRMAGGTPLEFSTIGICDGIAMGHKGMRYSLPSRELIADSIETVAEAYNFDGMVMIASCDKIIPGMLMAMARLDIPAIFISGGPMLPGRFKGEYVDVKTVFEAVGAVKAGKMSHEELKMLEDFACPGCGSCAGMFTANTMNALSEALGVSLPWNGTAPAVYAHRIRIAKQTGMQIMKLVEENIKPSDILTLEAFEDAIAVDMALGGSTNTILHLMAIAKEAGVKLTLDTFDEISEKTPTLVKISPAGKHFVIDLYEAGGVLGVMKRLSELNLIHEERITVSLKTVGELLKEAKIIREDVIRPVTNPYLKRGGIMILYGSLAPAGAVLKVSAIPEIKIFEGTAKVFDSEEDAVDAILNGKIEKGDVVVIRYEGPKGGPGMREMLAPTSAIVGMGLDRDVALVTDGRFSGATRGLSIGHVSPEAAEGGPIALVEDGDIIRIDIEAKRIDLLVDEEELKRRRAKWKPKVKDVRGYLKRYSSLVTSAYTGAVFRE
- a CDS encoding GNAT family N-acetyltransferase, which codes for MKIREATLDDVQGITKVHLSDVEIPGYEELKIEERYSYGGPWMSVETCAIHVNNLLLHSHPVLVAEENGRILGELEMLISEEMFLGKVRKICHVNILMVHRKHRGIGIGKTLMMKAEEIAREKGCELITVTPEERAKGFYMKLGYEVLFKEKIIEIEVKGGDAKAEKTEFSWEDIKGLEMIAGRFQSSYYHWFSNFVDVIFGIDTKRIIETGIVGESYYILRKLPNGKGAIYIWGKREDVPSVLKRAGNYFQKIMTCGNLQLGRVIGENVILGKAL
- a CDS encoding HEPN domain-containing protein → MHYDEVEVLLRRSKDYRSLANVAFKEGKFDVAIFLAEQALQLYLKAILIKYADLRLKTHSIRELLVNIGKVFEAEEKVAEFIKSNRTLLRELEDAYIDARYEPKQYSREDAEDLIEFVVKVIGFVEGLSNEFERKINQLDN
- a CDS encoding ATP-binding protein; this translates as MGNPLTVITGIRRLGKTSLLLVGLNELNLPYVLVDFRGVNPNSRMDVYKRIESAINTFFRENRGIWEDIKEDLKNISDLKVLGFGVSFSWEEEKTDLISLFRELEGYNVVLAFDEVQYLRGSQNSPSLPSLTAGGG